From Chryseobacterium shandongense, the proteins below share one genomic window:
- a CDS encoding DUF4350 domain-containing protein, with translation MNKNIIKKLALGTILAFGFSKAQNKPKVVLDNFFNNEKRENKETKVLESWHYTWNDTTNGGFSMLGELFQKQGAEISTLTTAPSKNDLKNANIYIIVDSDIDKEAYGGKANLIDAKTIKSLENWVKNGGILVLMSNDNGNSEFEHFNKLAEKFGIHFNDDSINRLKGKEFEKGAVYVKPGNPVFSELKLYMKEVSTISVNAPAKPFLYAENKVIGAIAKVGKGTVFALGDPWCYNEYIDGKKLSADFTNYQGTEEWVKWLLKQVSNK, from the coding sequence ATGAATAAAAATATCATAAAAAAATTGGCATTAGGGACAATCCTAGCATTCGGATTTTCCAAAGCTCAAAATAAACCGAAAGTCGTTTTAGACAACTTTTTCAACAACGAAAAAAGAGAAAATAAGGAAACCAAAGTTTTGGAATCATGGCATTACACATGGAATGATACAACCAATGGGGGCTTTTCTATGTTGGGCGAACTTTTTCAAAAACAAGGCGCAGAAATCAGCACATTAACTACAGCTCCTTCAAAAAATGATTTAAAAAATGCTAACATTTACATCATTGTTGACTCCGATATCGACAAAGAAGCGTACGGCGGAAAAGCCAACCTAATAGATGCTAAAACGATAAAAAGCCTTGAAAATTGGGTGAAAAACGGTGGTATTTTGGTTTTGATGAGCAACGATAACGGCAACTCTGAATTTGAACATTTCAACAAACTGGCAGAGAAATTCGGGATTCATTTCAATGATGACAGCATTAACAGGCTGAAAGGGAAAGAATTTGAGAAAGGTGCCGTCTATGTAAAACCGGGAAATCCAGTGTTTTCGGAACTAAAATTATATATGAAAGAAGTCAGCACAATTTCAGTGAACGCACCTGCAAAACCGTTTTTGTATGCCGAAAATAAGGTGATTGGTGCCATTGCAAAAGTGGGAAAAGGAACTGTTTTCGCATTGGGCGACCCGTGGTGTTACAACGAATACATCGACGGGAAAAAACTCTCAGCAGATTTCACCAATTACCAGGGAACCGAAGAATGGGTAAAGTGGTTGCTAAAGCAAGTCTCAAATAAATAA
- a CDS encoding glycosyl hydrolase, which translates to MKFRNIIKFSVLCFAFGNLSAQNPWPNATNTAQPWTRWWWMGSAVDENGLDKQLTTLSKAGFGGVEIVPIYGAKGFENRYLNYLSPEWMKTLQFTTTKAKSLNMGVDMAVGTGWPIGGPQVIEQDAATKMIVQTYDIQANEKFSDKIVLKDEKQKNLKTVKLDIITAYNDKNEVVVLTDKVSQDGTLNWKPISGKWVMYAVFTGKTLQKVKRAAPGGEGYTLDHFSPDATKDYLRSFDKAFGNSNYGIRSFFNDSYEVYNADWTAGFKDEFKKRRGYDLSPYIKYLVSDNESEIAGRIKSDYRETMSELILHNFTEKFTNWAHSKNSNNTNQAHGSPGNLLDLYAAVDIPESETFGSTKFDIEGLKRNVEDINTKEVPDINMLKFASSAANVMGKRLISNESFTWLTEHFKTSWSQVKPEAEQIFLSGINHIFYHGTTYTPADVQFPGWLFYASTNFVPENSLWPNIKGLNSYIERTQSVLQNGKSDNEILMYWPVYDQWASPKGKDMTFKIHNIEKWLHPTIFYENLEKLGKSGYSLDMISDQMISEAKFENQNIQVAKGGGSYKVLIIPQLNYFSESTLKNILHLAQNGASVIFQSEPKDVPGFFEFEKRRTELQSLWNQIQFHQAGNLKSSTFGKGKIVLTSDVEKALEYLNIEREKLTDTGLKFWRRNFDGGKYYYIVNHTSKEINQNIPLNFIGKQVALMNPENGDFGLAETQNNSVRVKLKSGQSLFIKVSETLDNSIPKWKYIEKTDAPIVLNQPWQLTFKVGGPEFPKSRILTKLQPWTNFTEDASTQSFSGTGIYTTSFKVKKRADDFVLKLDKLYESAKVIVNGQDAGIVWSIPFEINIGKYLKKGKNTIQIEVSNLMANRIRYMDQHKIQWRNYHEINFVNIDYKPFDASNWKVQPSGLDGEIQLIPVYFSK; encoded by the coding sequence ATGAAATTTAGAAATATCATAAAATTCAGCGTCCTTTGCTTCGCCTTCGGAAATCTCTCCGCACAGAATCCCTGGCCGAATGCAACCAACACCGCTCAGCCGTGGACACGCTGGTGGTGGATGGGAAGTGCCGTTGACGAAAATGGTCTGGACAAGCAACTTACAACCCTATCCAAAGCAGGTTTCGGTGGTGTGGAAATTGTCCCCATTTACGGAGCAAAAGGTTTTGAAAACCGTTATCTCAATTACCTTTCTCCGGAATGGATGAAAACGCTTCAGTTCACAACGACAAAAGCAAAAAGCCTGAATATGGGCGTTGATATGGCAGTCGGAACAGGTTGGCCAATTGGCGGACCGCAAGTAATCGAGCAGGATGCAGCAACAAAAATGATTGTTCAGACTTATGATATTCAAGCGAATGAAAAATTTTCTGATAAGATCGTTCTGAAAGACGAAAAACAAAAGAATTTAAAAACTGTAAAACTTGATATCATCACGGCTTACAACGATAAAAATGAAGTGGTAGTTTTAACAGATAAAGTGTCTCAAGACGGTACTTTAAACTGGAAACCAATCTCTGGAAAATGGGTAATGTATGCTGTTTTTACAGGCAAAACATTACAAAAAGTGAAACGCGCTGCTCCGGGAGGAGAAGGGTATACATTAGATCATTTTTCCCCCGATGCAACTAAAGATTATCTAAGGTCGTTCGATAAAGCTTTTGGAAATTCAAACTATGGAATTCGTTCATTTTTTAATGATAGTTATGAGGTGTACAATGCAGATTGGACTGCCGGTTTCAAAGATGAATTTAAGAAAAGAAGAGGCTATGATTTGAGTCCTTACATCAAATATTTGGTGAGCGATAATGAAAGTGAAATAGCTGGAAGGATAAAATCGGATTATCGTGAAACGATGAGTGAACTGATTCTTCACAATTTTACAGAAAAATTCACCAATTGGGCACATTCAAAAAATTCAAACAATACCAATCAGGCACACGGCTCACCGGGAAATCTGCTGGATTTGTACGCAGCAGTCGATATTCCTGAATCCGAAACTTTCGGAAGCACAAAATTCGATATTGAAGGTTTAAAACGAAATGTGGAAGATATCAACACGAAAGAGGTTCCTGATATCAACATGCTGAAATTTGCTTCTTCAGCAGCCAATGTTATGGGCAAACGTTTGATTTCCAACGAATCTTTTACGTGGCTCACGGAACATTTCAAAACATCCTGGTCACAGGTAAAGCCTGAAGCCGAACAGATTTTTTTGTCAGGAATCAACCATATTTTTTATCACGGAACAACCTATACTCCGGCTGATGTGCAGTTTCCGGGCTGGCTGTTTTATGCTTCGACGAATTTCGTTCCTGAAAATTCGTTGTGGCCGAATATTAAAGGCTTAAATTCTTACATCGAGAGAACTCAATCTGTTCTGCAAAATGGAAAATCTGATAACGAAATACTGATGTACTGGCCGGTTTACGACCAGTGGGCGAGTCCGAAAGGAAAAGATATGACATTCAAAATTCACAATATTGAAAAGTGGTTACACCCAACTATATTTTATGAAAACCTTGAAAAATTGGGCAAATCCGGCTATTCTCTCGATATGATTTCGGATCAAATGATTTCCGAAGCGAAGTTTGAAAATCAGAATATTCAGGTGGCTAAAGGTGGGGGGTCTTACAAGGTTTTAATTATTCCTCAACTTAATTATTTCTCAGAATCAACATTAAAAAATATTTTGCACTTAGCTCAAAATGGCGCTTCAGTGATTTTTCAGAGTGAACCGAAAGATGTTCCCGGATTTTTTGAGTTTGAAAAAAGGCGAACTGAATTGCAATCTTTGTGGAATCAGATTCAGTTTCATCAGGCTGGAAATTTAAAATCATCAACATTTGGAAAAGGTAAAATTGTGTTGACTTCTGATGTCGAAAAAGCGTTGGAATATTTAAATATTGAAAGAGAAAAATTAACGGACACGGGATTGAAATTCTGGAGAAGAAATTTTGATGGTGGCAAATACTACTACATCGTTAATCATACTTCCAAAGAAATCAATCAAAACATTCCTTTGAATTTTATAGGAAAACAGGTGGCTTTAATGAATCCTGAAAACGGCGATTTCGGACTTGCCGAAACACAGAATAATTCTGTTAGAGTTAAGTTGAAATCAGGTCAATCTTTATTCATAAAAGTTTCAGAAACTCTGGATAATTCAATTCCAAAATGGAAATATATCGAAAAAACAGACGCTCCGATTGTTTTAAACCAACCGTGGCAATTGACTTTCAAAGTAGGTGGCCCGGAATTTCCGAAATCAAGAATTTTAACGAAACTTCAACCGTGGACAAACTTTACTGAAGATGCTTCAACACAAAGTTTTTCAGGAACTGGAATTTATACGACATCATTTAAAGTTAAGAAAAGAGCCGATGATTTTGTGCTTAAACTTGATAAATTATATGAAAGCGCAAAAGTCATCGTCAACGGTCAGGACGCAGGAATAGTATGGAGCATTCCGTTTGAAATCAACATCGGAAAATATTTAAAAAAAGGAAAAAATACCATTCAGATTGAAGTTTCAAATTTAATGGCGAACAGAATTCGTTATATGGATCAGCATAAAATCCAATGGAGAAATTACCACGAAATCAATTTTGTAAATATCGACTACAAGCCATTCGATGCTTCCAATTGGAAAGTACAACCTTCAGGTTTGGATGGCGAAATTCAATTAATTCCTGTATATTTCTCAAAATAA
- a CDS encoding rhamnogalacturonan acetylesterase, translating to MKNFISLLMLFASLFLLAQQTAFKFDFGGNRVEKGFIPITPFSKFDKNIGYGFMDISGLKSIDNGGNTLTGDCITSDKPFYFSVAIPEGNYDIKLHLGETKGVSETTVRVENRRLMLNNIKTKQGEILEKIITVHVKDSIIRNQSGEEIGIVKLKPRERKYLHWDNLLTIEFNDKAPKVCSIIIQPNKTAKTIYLTGDSTVVDAQYEPWASWGQMLPYFFVPTEVVIANYAESGETLKAFEDRHRIDKIWNQIKPGDYFLIQFGHNDQKYGNSTKSGYRKRLREWIQKIKQLGAIPILVTSMNRRIFDENNKIVNTLDDFPDAMGEIAKEENVYLIDLNELSKTLFEAMGPELSKKAFVYYPPNSYPNQPNALADDTHFNPYGAYELAKCVVKAIVDQNLPLKKYISNNEKNFNPNKPDDVNRFHWPKSVFMESLKPDGN from the coding sequence ATGAAAAATTTTATATCGCTTTTAATGCTTTTTGCAAGTTTGTTTTTGCTGGCGCAACAGACGGCTTTCAAATTTGATTTTGGCGGAAACAGAGTTGAAAAAGGATTTATCCCGATTACGCCTTTTTCAAAATTTGATAAAAACATCGGTTACGGATTTATGGATATTTCAGGATTGAAATCGATTGACAACGGAGGAAATACTTTGACAGGAGATTGTATCACAAGTGACAAACCATTCTATTTTTCGGTGGCAATTCCTGAAGGAAATTATGATATTAAACTGCATTTAGGCGAAACAAAAGGAGTTTCCGAAACAACAGTTCGTGTAGAAAACCGTCGGTTAATGTTGAATAATATTAAAACAAAACAGGGCGAAATTCTTGAAAAAATAATCACAGTTCACGTAAAAGACAGCATCATCCGGAATCAAAGCGGCGAAGAAATCGGAATTGTAAAACTGAAACCAAGAGAAAGAAAATATTTACATTGGGATAATTTATTAACCATTGAATTCAATGATAAAGCGCCGAAAGTCTGTTCAATAATCATTCAGCCCAACAAAACTGCGAAAACGATTTATCTGACCGGAGATTCTACCGTTGTAGATGCACAGTATGAACCTTGGGCTTCCTGGGGACAGATGTTACCGTATTTTTTCGTCCCGACTGAAGTAGTGATTGCCAATTATGCGGAAAGCGGAGAAACCTTAAAAGCCTTTGAAGACCGCCACAGAATCGATAAAATATGGAATCAGATAAAACCTGGCGATTATTTTTTGATCCAATTTGGGCATAATGACCAGAAATATGGAAATAGCACGAAATCAGGTTACAGAAAAAGATTAAGAGAATGGATTCAAAAGATAAAACAATTGGGTGCGATTCCTATTTTAGTAACTTCGATGAACCGCAGGATTTTTGATGAAAACAATAAAATAGTCAATACTTTAGACGATTTCCCTGATGCAATGGGGGAAATTGCCAAAGAAGAAAACGTATATTTAATTGATTTAAACGAATTGAGTAAAACCCTGTTTGAAGCAATGGGACCAGAATTATCGAAGAAAGCATTTGTATATTATCCTCCTAATTCTTACCCGAACCAACCAAATGCTTTGGCAGATGATACCCATTTTAATCCTTACGGAGCTTACGAATTGGCAAAATGTGTGGTAAAAGCAATCGTTGATCAGAATTTGCCTTTAAAGAAATATATTTCAAATAATGAGAAAAATTTTAATCCCAATAAACCCGATGATGTCAATAGATTCCACTGGCCGAAATCTGTTTTTATGGAGTCTTTAAAGCCTGATGGGAATTAA
- a CDS encoding glycoside hydrolase family 2 protein: protein MNFSAKIFVLLCFCSQFLHSQSKEIRFLSGKDAEHTKEWDFWVSAGRKSGNWNKIQVPSHWEQQGFGSYNYGRDYVTYGRNFKFNDETGFYKYQFTVPNSWKRKTINIVFEGSMTDTEVKINGQLAGEIHQGAFYEFKYDISDKIQFGKENILEVKVSKMSANKSVNNAERLADYWILGGIFRPVYFEASPKEHISWTAIDAKADGTFRSEIHLKGINSANNIKVELFDAQNNWVGESQVQIQKGDTLKQIQFSLKNPKLWTAETPNLYKAKFTLNKNRKTIFQSEEKFGFRTIEIRKGDGIFINGTKVKMKGINRHVWWPETGRAVTENIDLLDVQLIKEMNMNAVRCSHYPPNKSFLKICDSLGLYVLDELAGWQKKYSTEVGKNLVREMVTRDANHPSIIFWSNGNEGGHNFDLDAEFAKYDLSNRPVIHAHHKPGNAFNGIDCNHYEDYYSTKKILEGENIYMPTEFLHAQDDGGGATSLADYWDLHWNSKKGAGGFLWAFVDEGLVRTDFNNQIDVNAINAPDGILGPHREKEGSFYAIREIYSPVKIDLKTLPKDFKGIIPVENRYHFTNLNQCQFEWKLVNFKTPFSSESGFDIIKTGKVEAPNIPPIEKGIINLNLPVGWKESEGLLLTATDAFGKEIYTWTWKLKSNDEISKKLSKSLIKEFPVSIVENDSLFILKSDEKEFAIGKKDGVLKSVVVDKKGKKMSFRNGPVFVNGTMELYSIKSFAEGTNQGIEANYKNGNKIIWKLNSQGILELNYEYSLSGDYQFAGVSFDEPENYVISAKWLGKGPYHVWKNRLQGQTYNVWQNLKNSSRTGQLPWIYPEFKGYFDDISWIQLDTAEGKITVGTKEEKMFVRLFDFYGIYGAEGYPKLPSGNISFLDAIPPLGTVLAFNINDKTETLGPESEANHLNGTFKRTLYFYFGLPDLGDENKQFTMPKENVLTD, encoded by the coding sequence ATGAATTTTTCTGCCAAAATATTTGTTCTTCTATGCTTTTGCTCACAGTTTCTGCATTCTCAATCTAAGGAAATCCGATTCCTGAGCGGAAAAGATGCTGAACACACCAAAGAATGGGATTTTTGGGTGAGCGCAGGGCGCAAATCCGGAAACTGGAACAAAATTCAGGTTCCTTCACATTGGGAACAGCAGGGTTTTGGTTCGTACAATTACGGACGTGATTATGTGACCTACGGACGAAATTTTAAATTTAACGACGAAACAGGTTTCTACAAATATCAATTTACTGTTCCCAATTCCTGGAAAAGAAAAACAATCAACATCGTTTTCGAAGGCTCAATGACCGACACAGAAGTGAAAATAAACGGACAGTTAGCCGGAGAAATTCATCAGGGCGCTTTTTACGAGTTTAAATATGATATTTCAGATAAGATTCAGTTTGGGAAAGAAAATATTTTAGAAGTTAAAGTCTCTAAAATGTCGGCTAATAAATCGGTCAATAATGCAGAACGTCTCGCTGATTATTGGATTTTAGGTGGGATTTTTCGTCCTGTTTATTTTGAAGCAAGCCCTAAAGAACATATTTCGTGGACGGCGATTGATGCGAAAGCAGACGGAACTTTCCGTTCCGAAATTCATTTAAAAGGAATCAATTCTGCAAATAATATAAAAGTTGAATTGTTTGATGCTCAAAATAATTGGGTTGGAGAATCACAGGTTCAGATCCAAAAAGGAGATACTTTAAAACAAATTCAATTTTCCCTTAAAAATCCAAAGCTCTGGACAGCTGAAACCCCAAATTTATATAAAGCTAAATTTACTTTAAATAAAAACAGAAAAACAATCTTTCAATCCGAAGAAAAATTTGGCTTCCGAACCATTGAAATCCGTAAAGGAGACGGAATATTCATCAACGGAACCAAAGTAAAAATGAAAGGCATCAACCGTCACGTATGGTGGCCGGAAACAGGAAGAGCAGTCACGGAAAATATAGATTTATTGGACGTTCAGCTCATCAAAGAAATGAATATGAATGCCGTTCGCTGTTCTCATTATCCCCCGAATAAATCATTTTTAAAAATTTGTGATTCGTTAGGCTTATATGTTTTGGATGAGTTAGCGGGCTGGCAAAAAAAATACAGCACAGAAGTTGGCAAAAACCTCGTTAGAGAAATGGTTACGAGAGATGCCAATCATCCGTCAATCATTTTCTGGAGCAACGGAAATGAAGGCGGGCATAATTTTGATCTGGATGCAGAATTTGCAAAATACGATTTGTCAAACCGTCCGGTAATTCACGCGCATCACAAGCCGGGAAATGCCTTCAACGGAATCGACTGCAATCATTACGAAGATTATTACAGCACCAAAAAAATCCTCGAAGGAGAAAATATCTATATGCCGACTGAATTTTTGCACGCTCAGGATGACGGCGGTGGCGCAACTTCTCTCGCCGATTACTGGGATTTGCATTGGAATTCAAAAAAAGGTGCAGGCGGTTTTCTTTGGGCATTTGTGGATGAAGGGTTGGTACGAACAGATTTCAACAATCAGATTGATGTCAACGCAATTAACGCTCCCGACGGAATTTTAGGTCCGCACCGGGAAAAGGAGGGGAGTTTTTACGCCATCCGCGAAATTTACAGTCCGGTAAAAATTGATTTGAAAACATTACCAAAAGATTTTAAAGGGATCATTCCTGTTGAAAACCGTTATCATTTTACAAATCTTAATCAGTGTCAGTTTGAATGGAAATTAGTGAATTTTAAAACGCCATTTTCTTCTGAATCAGGTTTTGATATTATTAAAACTGGAAAAGTTGAAGCTCCAAATATTCCACCAATAGAAAAGGGAATAATTAATTTAAATCTTCCTGTTGGCTGGAAAGAAAGTGAAGGGTTATTATTAACCGCAACCGATGCTTTCGGAAAAGAAATCTACACCTGGACCTGGAAATTGAAATCTAATGATGAAATTTCAAAAAAGCTTTCAAAATCATTAATCAAAGAATTTCCGGTTTCTATTGTAGAAAATGATTCCTTATTTATCTTAAAATCAGACGAAAAAGAATTTGCCATCGGGAAGAAAGACGGAGTGTTAAAATCAGTTGTTGTCGATAAAAAAGGTAAAAAAATGAGCTTCCGCAACGGACCGGTTTTCGTGAACGGAACAATGGAATTATATTCTATCAAATCTTTTGCAGAAGGTACAAATCAAGGGATTGAGGCTAATTATAAAAACGGAAATAAAATCATCTGGAAATTGAATTCACAAGGAATATTGGAATTGAATTATGAATATTCGCTTTCCGGAGATTATCAGTTTGCAGGGGTAAGTTTCGATGAGCCTGAAAATTATGTCATCAGTGCCAAATGGCTCGGGAAAGGGCCTTACCACGTTTGGAAAAACCGTTTGCAAGGACAGACGTATAATGTCTGGCAGAATTTGAAAAATTCATCAAGAACCGGGCAGTTGCCATGGATTTATCCCGAATTTAAGGGCTATTTTGATGATATTTCGTGGATACAATTAGATACAGCAGAAGGAAAAATAACAGTCGGAACAAAAGAAGAAAAAATGTTCGTGAGACTTTTCGATTTTTACGGAATTTATGGCGCAGAAGGATATCCTAAATTGCCAAGCGGAAATATTTCTTTCCTCGATGCGATTCCTCCGTTGGGAACGGTTCTGGCGTTTAACATTAACGATAAAACCGAAACTTTAGGACCAGAAAGCGAAGCAAATCATCTTAACGGAACGTTTAAAAGAACATTGTATTTCTATTTCGGATTGCCGGATTTAGGTGATGAAAACAAACAGTTTACCATGCCTAAAGAAAATGTCTTAACCGATTAA
- a CDS encoding rhamnogalacturonidase: MKFQNLPKYFFAFSFIFFFSGLKSQDKFPDGTVIPRWFKENKATDINKLGKKYVITENGMKNDSTILQTKKLQEIIDLAAKNGGGVIMVPKGTFLISSVFFKQGTHLYLENGAKLKGSDDINDFPVITTRMEGQTVKYFPALINADGLDGFTISGKGTLDGNGLRFWKSFWKRREWNPKCTNMDEMRPRIIYVSNSKNIQIEGITVKNSPFWSTHYYKSHFVKLLNLTILAPKSPVKAPSSDAVDIDACTNFLIKNCYMSVNDDAIALKGGKGPKADKDPNNGENRNILIEDSTFGFCHSVLTCGSESIHNYNVLLRNSTVKDPSRLLHLKMRPDTPQHYEYVTVENIKGNVKTFLYIKGWNQFFDLNGEERPRKGLGNNIILKNIDITCETAFSVEKSDLYEMKDFTFENLKIKALKPEMQNLNNIQNLKQKNVNVTQVASLTQSYEKKDDSDIAAK, translated from the coding sequence ATGAAATTTCAGAATTTACCAAAATACTTCTTCGCTTTTTCCTTTATTTTTTTCTTTTCAGGATTAAAAAGTCAGGATAAATTTCCGGACGGAACTGTCATCCCGAGATGGTTCAAGGAAAACAAAGCGACAGACATCAACAAATTAGGCAAAAAATACGTTATTACTGAAAATGGAATGAAGAACGACAGTACCATTCTTCAGACCAAAAAACTTCAGGAAATTATTGATTTAGCAGCGAAAAACGGAGGAGGAGTTATTATGGTTCCAAAAGGAACTTTCCTCATCAGCTCTGTATTTTTTAAACAGGGGACTCATTTATATCTAGAGAATGGTGCAAAATTAAAAGGAAGTGACGATATCAATGATTTTCCGGTAATAACAACAAGAATGGAAGGGCAGACTGTGAAATATTTTCCGGCTTTAATTAATGCTGATGGATTGGACGGCTTCACGATTTCCGGAAAAGGAACTCTGGACGGAAACGGACTGAGATTCTGGAAATCATTCTGGAAAAGACGTGAATGGAATCCTAAATGCACCAATATGGATGAAATGAGACCAAGAATTATTTATGTTTCCAATTCAAAAAATATTCAGATTGAAGGAATTACCGTGAAAAATTCGCCGTTTTGGAGCACCCATTATTATAAATCTCATTTTGTTAAATTATTAAACCTTACCATCTTAGCGCCAAAATCACCGGTGAAAGCACCAAGTTCAGATGCGGTTGATATAGATGCCTGCACGAATTTCCTGATAAAAAATTGCTATATGTCAGTGAATGATGATGCCATTGCATTGAAAGGCGGAAAAGGCCCGAAAGCCGATAAAGATCCTAATAACGGAGAAAACAGAAATATTTTAATTGAAGACAGTACTTTCGGGTTTTGTCATTCGGTTTTAACCTGCGGAAGCGAATCCATTCACAATTACAATGTCCTTCTGAGAAATTCTACAGTGAAAGACCCTTCAAGATTACTCCATCTGAAGATGCGTCCAGATACGCCACAACACTACGAATACGTGACGGTTGAAAACATAAAAGGAAACGTAAAGACTTTCCTTTATATAAAGGGCTGGAACCAGTTTTTTGATCTTAATGGAGAAGAAAGACCAAGAAAAGGACTGGGTAATAATATAATCTTAAAAAATATTGATATCACTTGTGAAACGGCTTTTTCGGTTGAAAAATCAGATTTGTACGAAATGAAAGATTTCACTTTTGAAAACTTGAAAATTAAAGCATTAAAACCTGAAATGCAAAACCTGAATAACATTCAGAACCTGAAACAGAAAAATGTCAATGTTACGCAGGTCGCTTCTCTTACCCAATCTTACGAAAAAAAAGATGACTCCGATATCGCTGCTAAATGA
- a CDS encoding glycosyltransferase family 1 protein: protein MQNILCFSHLRWNFVFQRPQHLLTRFAKQYNVFYFEEPKIGPDSYELTQHNGVSIVVIYIEDHQSDFKNRMARQIDKFLKDHHIKEYLCWYYTPMALEYTTHLTPKITVYDSMDELSAFRFAPPRLLEYEEELFTKADIVFTGGYSLYEAKKDRHHNIHPFPSSIDKEHFKKARFNKTDQPDQREIPHPRFGFYGVIDERFDTDLLNLVSQKKPDWHFVMIGPVVKIDPEELPKANNIHYLGPKNYEELPNYISHWDIALVLFAINESTEFISPTKTPEYLAAGLPVISSPIKDIVRTYGEENLVYITKNAETFIASGEEELQKDSRTEWLSKVDEFLADDSWDNTFGKMSLLIDTVKQKNGIHV from the coding sequence ATGCAGAATATTCTATGCTTCAGCCACCTCCGGTGGAATTTCGTATTTCAACGACCTCAACATTTACTTACCCGTTTTGCCAAACAATATAATGTTTTCTATTTCGAAGAACCCAAAATCGGCCCCGATTCTTATGAATTGACACAGCACAATGGTGTTTCAATTGTGGTTATTTATATAGAAGACCATCAATCTGATTTTAAAAATCGTATGGCCAGACAAATTGATAAATTCCTTAAGGATCATCATATAAAGGAATACCTATGCTGGTACTATACTCCAATGGCATTAGAATATACTACACATCTTACTCCGAAAATCACGGTTTATGATTCTATGGATGAGCTTTCAGCATTCCGCTTTGCTCCTCCCCGATTGCTGGAATATGAGGAAGAACTTTTCACAAAAGCAGATATTGTTTTTACCGGTGGCTACAGCCTTTATGAAGCAAAAAAAGACAGACATCACAATATTCACCCTTTTCCGAGCAGCATTGATAAAGAACATTTCAAAAAAGCACGGTTCAATAAGACAGACCAACCGGACCAAAGGGAAATCCCACATCCAAGGTTTGGCTTTTACGGAGTAATTGATGAAAGATTTGACACGGACTTGTTAAATCTGGTTTCCCAGAAAAAACCAGACTGGCATTTTGTGATGATTGGGCCTGTTGTAAAAATAGATCCGGAAGAACTTCCGAAGGCAAACAATATTCATTATTTAGGCCCTAAAAATTATGAAGAACTTCCAAATTATATCAGTCATTGGGATATTGCGCTGGTTTTATTTGCCATTAATGAATCTACGGAGTTTATAAGCCCGACAAAAACTCCGGAATATCTTGCTGCCGGTCTTCCTGTTATTTCCAGCCCGATAAAGGATATTGTAAGAACTTATGGTGAAGAAAATTTGGTATATATCACCAAGAATGCAGAAACTTTTATTGCTTCAGGGGAAGAAGAACTTCAAAAAGATTCGCGAACAGAATGGTTATCGAAAGTTGATGAATTTCTTGCAGATGATTCCTGGGATAATACTTTTGGAAAAATGAGCCTTTTAATTGATACGGTTAAACAAAAAAACGGGATTCATGTATGA